One segment of Chionomys nivalis chromosome 1, mChiNiv1.1, whole genome shotgun sequence DNA contains the following:
- the LOC130875879 gene encoding peptidyl-tRNA hydrolase 2, mitochondrial-like, with amino-acid sequence MEYLAHSGTFSLTAGVACGMCLGCSLQGHLGMLPQNSTSETNRDTKTETKASLSGENKMILVVQNDLKMGKGKAAAQCSHTAVSAYKQIQRKNPQVLKDWEYCGKPKVVIKAPDEETLIELLTHAKVLGLTLIQDAGCTHIEPGS; translated from the coding sequence ATGGAGTATTTGGCTCATTCTGGTACATTCAGCTTGACTGCTGGAGTTGCTTGTGGCATGTGCCTGGGCTGTAGCCTCCAGGGTCACCTTGGCATGTTACCCCAGAACTCAACAAGTGAGACAAATAGAGACACCAAGACAGAAACCAAAGCAAGCCTTTCTGGGGAGAATAAAATGATTCTTGTGGTTCAAAATGACCTAAAGATGGGAAAAGGGAAGGCTGCTGCCCAGTGTTCTCACACTGCTGTTTCTGCCTACAAGCAGATTCAGAGAAAAAACCCTCAAGTGCTCAAAGACTGGGAGTACTGTGGCAAGCCCAAAGTGGTGATCAAAGCCCCAGATGAAGAAACCCTCATTGAATTACTGACCCATGCGAAAGTGTTGGGACTGACTTTAATCCAAGATGCTGGATGTACTCATATTGAACCAGGCTCTTGA